The following are encoded together in the Actinoplanes sp. N902-109 genome:
- a CDS encoding serine hydrolase, whose translation MTTAQQRLERAARKAQSDGRIPALSVAVHRADREPWTFTIGDSGNPGHPLDAGSRFRIGSVTKTLTAVLVLQARDEGLLDLDDPVSAHLDVPAHGDATIRRLLSHTAGFQREPHGDVWDVLIAPDDRQLLADLERVERVLPNARRFHYSNLGLAVLGQLVARLRGTTWAAALRKHVLQPLGLNSTTVEPTADAAVGYLVDAYSDAARPEPQLDLGGAAPAAQLWSTAADMARWAAFLAGPEIVDPRGTVLAAATLDEMRWPLTTTDETIWTGGFGLGLILAPQGKRIMHVGHDGAMPGFLAGVYGRRGGEGNPGALGAAVLGSSGTAGEVNELVHDLLRIAVEEDPADIQPWRPGPAAPPQYRSILGPWWGEGFQHVFSWHDGALQARGAEAPVDRPPAVFRPLPDNPDIFRTVSGREAGELLRLTRDEKGTVVRMHWATYRFTRAQETFDNIPVSEG comes from the coding sequence GTGACCACAGCTCAGCAGCGCCTGGAACGGGCCGCCCGCAAGGCCCAGTCCGACGGCCGCATCCCGGCCCTGTCCGTGGCGGTGCACCGCGCCGACCGGGAGCCGTGGACGTTCACCATCGGTGACTCCGGCAACCCCGGGCACCCCCTGGACGCCGGCAGCCGCTTCCGGATCGGCTCGGTGACCAAGACGCTCACCGCCGTGCTGGTGCTGCAGGCACGCGACGAGGGCCTGCTCGACCTCGACGACCCGGTCTCGGCCCACCTCGACGTGCCCGCGCACGGCGACGCCACGATCCGCCGGCTGCTCTCGCACACCGCCGGGTTCCAGCGCGAGCCGCACGGCGACGTGTGGGACGTGCTGATCGCCCCGGACGACCGGCAGCTGCTCGCCGACCTGGAACGGGTCGAACGGGTGCTGCCCAACGCCCGCCGGTTCCACTACTCCAACCTCGGCCTGGCGGTGCTCGGCCAGCTCGTCGCCCGGCTGCGCGGTACCACCTGGGCCGCGGCACTCCGCAAGCACGTGCTGCAACCGCTCGGACTGAACAGCACCACGGTCGAGCCCACCGCCGACGCGGCGGTCGGCTACCTGGTCGATGCCTACTCCGACGCCGCCCGCCCGGAACCGCAGCTCGACCTCGGCGGGGCCGCCCCGGCCGCGCAGCTCTGGAGCACCGCCGCCGACATGGCCCGCTGGGCGGCCTTCCTGGCCGGCCCCGAGATCGTCGACCCGCGCGGCACCGTCCTGGCCGCCGCCACCCTCGACGAGATGCGCTGGCCGCTCACCACCACCGACGAGACCATCTGGACCGGCGGGTTCGGCCTCGGGCTCATCCTCGCCCCGCAGGGCAAACGGATCATGCACGTGGGCCACGACGGCGCCATGCCCGGCTTCCTCGCCGGTGTCTACGGCCGCCGCGGCGGGGAGGGCAACCCGGGTGCGCTCGGCGCCGCGGTGCTCGGCTCCTCCGGCACCGCCGGCGAGGTCAACGAGCTCGTGCACGACCTGCTGCGGATCGCGGTCGAGGAGGACCCGGCCGACATCCAGCCCTGGCGCCCCGGCCCGGCCGCCCCGCCGCAGTACCGCAGCATCCTCGGCCCGTGGTGGGGCGAGGGCTTCCAGCACGTCTTCTCCTGGCACGACGGCGCCCTGCAGGCCCGCGGCGCCGAGGCCCCGGTGGACCGCCCGCCCGCCGTCTTCCGCCCGCTGCCGGACAACCCCGACATCTTCCGTACGGTGTCCGGCCGCGAAGCCGGCGAACTGCTCCGGCTGACCCGCGACGAGAAAGGCACGGTGGTCCGCATGCACTGGGCCACCTACCGCTTCACCCGCGCCCAGGAGACCTTCGACAACATCCCCGTCTCCGAGGGCTGA
- a CDS encoding SDR family NAD(P)-dependent oxidoreductase encodes MTGRAVLVTGSSRGIGRAVAERFAAGGDRVAVHHRDSAAEAEKVRAALAGEGHVVVRADMGDPVAVRAMVDAAAQALGGIDVLVNNAGRYGPADPPHPVFGTSYEEWQAVWRRTFEVNLFGAANAAWAAAQYMRERGGRIINVSSRGAFRGEPGQPAYGSSKAALNAMGQSLAVALAPYGIGVAAVAPGFVETEMAAAHLDESVLAQSPFHRVGQPAEIAAAVHWLASPDAQWASGSILDLNGASYLRT; translated from the coding sequence ATGACAGGTCGGGCGGTGCTGGTGACGGGGTCCTCACGCGGGATCGGGCGGGCGGTCGCGGAGCGGTTCGCCGCGGGTGGTGACCGGGTGGCGGTGCATCATCGCGACTCGGCCGCGGAGGCGGAGAAGGTGCGGGCGGCGCTGGCCGGCGAGGGGCACGTGGTGGTGCGGGCGGACATGGGCGACCCGGTCGCGGTGCGCGCGATGGTGGATGCGGCGGCGCAGGCGCTCGGTGGCATCGACGTCCTGGTCAACAACGCCGGCAGGTACGGGCCGGCCGATCCCCCGCACCCCGTCTTCGGCACTTCTTACGAGGAGTGGCAGGCGGTGTGGCGGCGTACGTTCGAGGTCAACCTGTTCGGGGCGGCGAACGCGGCGTGGGCCGCGGCCCAGTACATGCGCGAGCGGGGCGGGCGGATCATCAACGTGTCGTCGCGGGGCGCCTTCCGGGGTGAGCCCGGGCAGCCGGCGTACGGGTCGAGCAAGGCAGCCCTGAACGCGATGGGGCAGTCGCTGGCGGTCGCTCTGGCGCCGTACGGGATCGGGGTCGCGGCGGTTGCCCCGGGTTTTGTCGAGACGGAGATGGCGGCGGCGCACCTGGACGAGTCGGTCCTGGCGCAGAGCCCGTTCCACCGGGTGGGTCAGCCGGCCGAGATCGCGGCTGCGGTGCACTGGCTGGCCTCGCCGGACGCGCAGTGGGCGAGCGGCTCGATCCTCGACCTGAACGGCGCGTCGTATCTGCGTACGTAA
- a CDS encoding hemolysin family protein produces MDPSAPLAQGAAAGLPDLQLIGYAVVLVLLAGLASMTDAALATVSSARAAEMEREGQRGAAALAAVAGDVVRHLNLLLLLRLLCELTATTLVALVAVDSWGVGWRAALVTAGAMTLVSFVVVGVAPRTVGRQHAYAVGKATAPLVRWIGRVLNPLASLLILIGNAVTPGKGFPEGPFGSQVELRELVDLAEQRGVVEHGEREMIHSVFALGDTIAREVMVPRTEMVWIEAPKTLQQALFLFLRSGFSRIPVIGESVDDVLGVLYLKDVVRRTQNGDPAASAVAVAELMRSATFVPESKPVDDLLSEMQAARTHLVIVVDEYGGTAGLVTIEDILEEIVGEITDEYDVERPPVEHLDDGAVRVTARLPIEDLGEIFGVELPADEVETVGGLLAQTLGRVPIPGATVDVGGLHLIAEGTTGRRNRIDSVLVRRAEPPAAEPGGDENPDTEESRQHADA; encoded by the coding sequence ATGGACCCGTCCGCACCGCTGGCCCAGGGGGCGGCCGCCGGGCTGCCCGACCTCCAGTTGATCGGGTACGCCGTCGTGCTGGTGTTGCTGGCCGGGCTGGCCTCGATGACCGACGCCGCGCTGGCCACGGTGTCCTCGGCGCGCGCCGCCGAGATGGAACGTGAGGGTCAGCGCGGTGCCGCCGCGCTGGCCGCGGTGGCCGGGGATGTCGTCCGGCACCTCAATTTGCTCCTGTTGCTGCGGCTGCTCTGCGAGCTGACCGCGACCACGCTGGTGGCGCTGGTCGCGGTGGACAGCTGGGGGGTCGGGTGGCGGGCCGCGCTGGTCACCGCCGGCGCTATGACGCTGGTCAGCTTTGTGGTGGTCGGGGTCGCCCCGCGCACGGTCGGCCGGCAACATGCGTATGCGGTCGGCAAGGCGACAGCTCCGCTCGTACGGTGGATCGGCCGGGTGCTGAACCCGCTCGCCTCGCTGCTGATCCTGATCGGTAACGCGGTCACACCGGGCAAGGGTTTCCCGGAGGGCCCGTTCGGCAGCCAGGTCGAGCTGCGTGAGCTGGTCGACCTGGCCGAGCAGCGCGGTGTGGTGGAGCACGGCGAGCGCGAGATGATCCACTCGGTCTTCGCGCTGGGTGACACGATCGCCCGCGAGGTGATGGTGCCGCGCACCGAGATGGTGTGGATCGAGGCGCCCAAGACGCTGCAGCAGGCGTTGTTCCTGTTCCTGCGCTCGGGTTTCTCCCGCATCCCGGTGATCGGCGAGAGCGTCGACGACGTGCTGGGCGTGCTCTACCTCAAGGACGTGGTGCGGCGCACGCAGAACGGTGACCCGGCGGCCTCGGCGGTCGCGGTGGCCGAGCTGATGCGCTCGGCGACCTTCGTGCCCGAGTCCAAGCCGGTCGACGACCTGCTGTCGGAGATGCAGGCGGCCCGCACCCACCTGGTGATCGTGGTCGACGAGTACGGTGGCACGGCCGGCCTGGTCACCATCGAGGACATCCTCGAGGAGATCGTCGGCGAGATCACCGACGAGTACGACGTCGAGCGCCCGCCGGTGGAACACCTCGACGACGGTGCGGTGCGGGTCACCGCGCGGCTGCCGATCGAGGATCTCGGCGAGATCTTCGGCGTGGAGCTGCCCGCCGACGAGGTCGAGACTGTCGGTGGCCTGCTCGCCCAGACGCTGGGCCGGGTGCCGATCCCGGGTGCGACCGTCGACGTGGGCGGCCTGCACCTGATCGCGGAAGGCACCACCGGCCGCCGCAACCGGATCGACTCGGTGCTGGTGCGCCGGGCCGAACCGCCGGCCGCCGAACCCGGCGGCGACGAGAACCCCGACACCGAAGAAAGTAGACAGCACGCCGATGCCTGA
- the ybeY gene encoding rRNA maturation RNase YbeY, producing MSIEIANESGVEVDTDAILAVARHALEEMGVNPLAELSILLVDIDYMTELNHRWMGSDGPTDVLAFPMDEGSVDHGPGESGAGEPALLGDIVLAPEVAAKQAVAANHTSADELHLLTVHGVLHLLGYDHAEPDEEREMFALQARLLQSWRSGRRTGG from the coding sequence ATGTCCATCGAGATCGCCAACGAGTCGGGAGTCGAGGTCGACACCGACGCGATTCTCGCGGTGGCCCGGCACGCGCTCGAGGAGATGGGGGTCAACCCGCTCGCCGAGCTGTCGATCCTGCTCGTCGACATCGACTACATGACCGAGCTCAACCACCGGTGGATGGGCAGCGACGGCCCCACCGACGTGCTCGCGTTCCCGATGGACGAGGGCAGTGTCGACCACGGGCCCGGCGAGTCCGGCGCCGGGGAGCCCGCGCTGCTGGGTGACATCGTGCTCGCGCCCGAGGTGGCGGCCAAGCAGGCGGTCGCGGCCAACCACACCTCCGCCGACGAGCTGCACCTGCTCACCGTGCACGGCGTGTTGCACCTGCTGGGCTACGACCACGCCGAGCCGGATGAGGAGCGCGAGATGTTCGCCCTGCAGGCGCGGTTGCTGCAGAGCTGGCGCTCCGGGCGGCGGACCGGCGGCTGA
- a CDS encoding beta-glucosidase: MNGNASMDGLVKQLTLEEKVSLLGGQDFWSLPAIPRIGLRSVVMSDGPIGVRGTGWAPEDPSIALPSPTALATTWDPALARAAGRLLGQESRRKGVHVLLGPTVNLQRTPLGGRHFECYSEDPFLSGEIGAGFVTGVQEHGVATTVKHLVGNDFETERMTVDVRIGERALREVYLAPFERIVAAGAWGVMSAYNGVNGLPMASNGPLQQGVLKDDWGFDGVVVSDWRAARDTVGAALGGLDIAMPALENPWGPKLVQAVRDGKVAEELIDDKVRRVLLLATRVGALGPDNPPDVPAMDGAAVAHDVAARSFVLARNEHYALPLEATALTRVAVIGALATDARVLGGGSAQVTPPHVVSPLEGIVRALPGVDVAHAVGADPRPFLPALAQPATVTLLGADHAFEVPAAAVRWIGDLPGGVAPADVTGLELRTTFTPLADGEHTFAVSGFGSFELRVGEHELYAGTLHPPGTGRADLLLSPREHRAIVRLTAGEPVDVVLRQHLQPGLAHTVAATLGHQAPGVSAEGMLAEAEELARESDVAIVVVGTTEQVESEGFDRTSLSLPGRQDELVVRVAAVNPRTIVVVNAGSPVLLPWAEDVAAIVLTWFPGQEAGAALAEVLLGVREPGGRLPTTWPRREQDCPIYAVRPRDGVLSYDEGVFLGYRAWDLVGTPPLYAFGHGLGYTTWEYESLTVTATEAVVTLANTGARTGREVVQIYAGPSGEAPVGVGPGGVVPQRPSRWLAGFAPVEAHPGESVTVRIPLPERTWQVWDEGWHTVPGTYAVTAAHALDDPRLTATLTL; this comes from the coding sequence ATGAATGGGAACGCTTCCATGGACGGCTTGGTCAAGCAGCTGACGCTGGAGGAGAAGGTGTCGCTGCTGGGCGGCCAGGACTTCTGGTCGTTGCCCGCGATCCCGCGGATCGGGCTGCGCTCGGTGGTCATGTCGGACGGCCCGATCGGCGTGCGCGGCACCGGCTGGGCACCCGAGGACCCCTCGATCGCGCTGCCCTCCCCCACCGCGCTGGCCACGACCTGGGATCCCGCGCTGGCCCGGGCGGCGGGCCGGCTGCTCGGCCAGGAGTCGCGCCGTAAGGGCGTGCACGTGCTGCTCGGCCCGACGGTGAACCTGCAGCGCACCCCGCTGGGCGGGCGGCACTTCGAGTGCTACTCCGAGGATCCGTTCCTGTCCGGCGAGATCGGTGCCGGGTTCGTCACCGGGGTGCAGGAGCACGGCGTCGCCACGACCGTGAAGCACCTGGTGGGCAACGACTTCGAGACCGAGCGGATGACCGTGGACGTGCGCATCGGCGAGCGGGCGCTGCGCGAGGTCTATCTGGCGCCGTTCGAGCGCATCGTCGCGGCCGGCGCGTGGGGCGTGATGAGCGCCTACAACGGCGTCAACGGGCTGCCGATGGCGTCGAACGGGCCGCTGCAGCAGGGCGTTCTCAAGGACGACTGGGGTTTCGACGGGGTGGTCGTCTCGGACTGGCGGGCCGCTCGCGACACGGTGGGTGCGGCGCTGGGCGGTCTCGACATCGCGATGCCGGCGCTGGAGAACCCCTGGGGTCCGAAGCTGGTCCAGGCCGTCCGCGACGGCAAGGTCGCCGAGGAGCTGATCGACGACAAGGTACGGCGGGTGCTGCTGCTCGCCACCAGGGTCGGCGCCCTCGGCCCGGACAACCCGCCGGACGTTCCCGCCATGGACGGCGCCGCGGTGGCGCATGACGTGGCCGCCCGTTCCTTCGTGCTCGCCCGCAACGAGCACTACGCGCTGCCCCTGGAGGCCACGGCGCTGACCCGGGTCGCGGTGATCGGCGCGCTGGCCACCGACGCCCGGGTGCTCGGCGGCGGCAGCGCCCAGGTGACCCCGCCGCATGTCGTCTCCCCGCTCGAAGGCATCGTGCGCGCGCTGCCCGGCGTCGACGTCGCGCACGCGGTCGGGGCCGACCCGCGCCCGTTCCTGCCCGCGCTGGCCCAGCCGGCCACGGTGACGCTGCTCGGTGCGGACCATGCGTTCGAGGTGCCGGCCGCGGCGGTGCGCTGGATCGGCGACCTGCCCGGCGGGGTCGCCCCGGCCGACGTGACCGGGCTGGAGCTGCGCACCACGTTCACCCCGCTGGCCGACGGCGAGCACACGTTCGCGGTGTCCGGGTTCGGCTCGTTCGAGCTGCGCGTCGGCGAGCACGAGCTGTACGCGGGGACGCTGCACCCGCCGGGCACCGGTCGCGCGGACCTGCTGCTGTCGCCGCGCGAGCACCGGGCGATCGTGCGTCTGACCGCGGGCGAACCGGTGGATGTGGTGCTGCGTCAGCACCTCCAGCCGGGTCTGGCGCACACGGTCGCCGCGACGCTGGGCCATCAGGCGCCCGGCGTGTCCGCCGAGGGGATGCTCGCCGAGGCCGAGGAACTGGCCCGGGAGTCGGATGTCGCGATCGTCGTGGTGGGCACCACCGAGCAGGTCGAGTCGGAGGGCTTCGACCGCACGTCACTGTCGCTGCCGGGCCGGCAGGACGAGCTTGTCGTACGGGTGGCGGCAGTGAACCCGCGCACCATCGTCGTGGTGAACGCCGGCTCGCCGGTGCTGCTGCCGTGGGCCGAGGACGTGGCAGCCATCGTGCTCACCTGGTTCCCCGGGCAGGAGGCCGGCGCGGCGCTGGCGGAGGTGCTGCTCGGCGTGCGCGAACCCGGTGGCCGGCTGCCGACCACCTGGCCGCGCCGCGAGCAGGACTGCCCGATCTACGCGGTGCGGCCGCGCGACGGCGTGCTCTCGTACGACGAGGGGGTGTTCCTGGGTTATCGCGCCTGGGACCTGGTCGGTACGCCGCCGCTGTACGCGTTCGGGCACGGCCTGGGCTACACGACCTGGGAGTACGAGTCGCTGACGGTGACCGCCACGGAAGCCGTCGTCACGCTGGCGAACACCGGTGCCCGTACGGGGCGTGAGGTGGTGCAGATCTACGCCGGCCCGTCCGGCGAGGCGCCCGTGGGGGTCGGCCCCGGCGGCGTGGTGCCCCAGCGCCCGTCGCGCTGGCTGGCCGGGTTCGCCCCGGTCGAGGCCCATCCGGGGGAGAGCGTCACGGTGCGGATCCCGCTGCCCGAGCGCACCTGGCAGGTCTGGGACGAGGGCTGGCACACAGTGCCGGGGACGTACGCGGTAACGGCCGCGCACGCCCTCGACGATCCACGCCTGACCGCGACCCTGACGCTCTGA